A stretch of the Vigna radiata var. radiata cultivar VC1973A chromosome 7, Vradiata_ver6, whole genome shotgun sequence genome encodes the following:
- the LOC106768395 gene encoding uncharacterized protein LOC106768395 isoform X2 — MCNKGFQCLNECESEVDQRQEFFVMDSPIRSPAAGSGSGEDSRRVKFLCSFLGSIMPRPQDGKLRYVGGETRIVSVCRDISYEELMVKMRELYDGAAVLKYQQPDEDLDALVSVVNDDDVVNMMEEYDKLGSGDGFTRLRIFLFSQSEQDGSSHFIDGDDSERRYVDALNSLNDVADFRRLQQGEFPMISPVEDIHVAGEQFFNPMSVESGIHSHRSGDLSMPPYNMHHLSIQHPQPVGPRYTEMDSPWNPAYYSPRHHGLHDSRSLVEFPSSPSGRYRMPFPELPDKCIDRGPEDYARHHVNHHPLYDNQQQYADNVLWVPTGAAHSEKTGFPANILHGSHVVDGNNICEQCRMGFQRGQPHLEHSNISNGLLPVANPCGECPLPNRDAFPMNVDTKLHPAMYPNEPNGDHRSVYNDTQNHERGWGLQHPTTARVEESRGHLSVSGRVGDVPVANIPLGHGSVTDGHALSSNYLHQPVGPELGTELFPDQTLTASPHVQIAPLEECNVRYGNPSPYGVDSNYAVPRGHPSGLWRNTTIPVHLGPSHEANTSPPQVNGMINAALVRGEGSPGFYIGPDTQNQWVDSSQKLTGHDCKAIPEYSHAHALQLNPTLLGPENQHPVTVDTIHPPQDVSTGTCLEPLQVPISSYNMVHNQEVLRNDTSLATAKTFESNTLLGEGIVVKIEDKVKGPDTQTVSYSEQNKVAENACLAAASVDSNNSKSKPEGDCRHVEKLADEDHSVPQDYKHLGNQLSLLPELIASVKRDALEVVEEVKTAAKDDPANSHNQNLDAKEKTINEVEPANANGDLELNSESDHVDTSKIEPTKAEEEAIARGLQTIKNDDLEEIRELGSGTYGAVYHGKWKGSDVAIKRIKASCFAGRPSERARLITDFWKEALMLSSLHHPNVVSFYGIVRDGPDSSLATVTEFMINGSLKQFLHKKDRTIDRRKRLIIAMDAAFGMEYLHGKNIVHFDLKCENLLVNMRDPQRPVCKIGDLGLSKVKQHTLVSGGVRGTLPWMAPELLSGKSNMVSEKEVS; from the exons ATGTGTAATAAAGGGTTTCAATGCTTGAACGAGTGTGAGAGTGAAGTTGATCAAAGGCAAGAGTTCTTCGTCATGGATAGTCCAATTCGATCGCCAGCTGCCGGTTCAGGCTCCGGCGAAGATAGCCGGCGTGTTAAGTTTTTGTGCAGCTTTCTGGGGAGCATAATGCCCCGTCCCCAAGATGGGAAGCTGCGTTACGTCGGTGGCGAGACACGAATTGTGAGTGTTTGTAGAGATATTAGCTACGAGGAGTTGATGGTGAAGATGAGAGAGTTGTATGATGGGGCTGCTGTGTTGAAGTACCAGCAACCCGACGAGGATCTTGATGCTCTTGTTTCTGTTGTCAATGATGATGATGTGGTTAACATGATGGAAGAGTATGACAAGTTGGGGTCAGGGGATGGATTCACTAGGCTCaggatatttttgttttcacaaTCCGAACAGGATGGTTCCTCACATTTCATTGATGGGGATGATTCTGAGAGGAGGTATGTTGATGCATTGAATAGTTTAAATGATGTTGCTGACTTTAGGAGGTTGCAACAAGGAGAGTTTCCAATGATTAGCCCTGTTGAGGATATCCATGTGGCTGGTGAACAGTTTTTCAATCCAATGAGTGTGGAAAGTGGGATTCATTCTCACAGAAGTGGGGACCTATCTATGCCACCTTATAACATGCATCATCTCTCGATCCAGCACCCGCAACCTGTGGGCCCAAGGTATACTGAAATGGATTCTCCTTGGAATCCTGCTTATTACTCTCCTAGGCACCATGGTCTCCACGACTCCAGATCATTAGTTGAATTTCCATCTTCGCCGTCTGGTAGGTACCGAATGCCATTTCCAGAGTTACCAGATAAGTGCATTGATCGAGGGCCGGAAGACTATGCTCGACATCATGTAAACCACCATCCTTTGTATGATAATCAGCAGCAGTATGCTGATAATGTTTTGTGGGTGCCGACAGGAGCAGCACATTCTGAAAAGACAGGTTTTCCAGCCAATATTCTTCATGGTTCCCATGTTGTTGATGGGAACAACATATGTGAGCAGTGTCGCATGGGTTTTCAGAGAGGTCAACCACATCTTGAACATTCTAATATAAGTAATGGACTTCTACCGGTTGCTAATCCATGTGGAGAATGCCCCCTGCCAAATAGGGATGCTTTCCCCATGAATGTTGATACAAAGTTACATCCAGCAATGTATCCCAATGAACCTAATGGTGATCACAGGTCTGTTTATAATGATACTCAAAATCATGAGAGAGGTTGGGGTTTGCAGCATCCAACAACTGCTCGGGTTGAGGAATCAAGAGGACATTTATCTGTATCAGGAAGAGTGGGTGATGTTCCAGTTGCAAATATCCCTCTTGGGCATGGTAGTGTGACCGATGGACATGCCCTGTCGTCCAATTATCTCCATCAGCCGGTTGGACCTGAATTGGGTACTGAACTTTTCCCTGACCAAACCCTGACTGCATCACCACACGTACAAATTGCTCCACTTGAAGAATGCAATGTGCGGTACGGAAATCCATCTCCTTATGGAGTAGACAGTAATTATGCTGTGCCCCGTGGGCATCCATCTGGTTTATGGAGGAATACTACAATTCCTGTTCATTTGGGACCATCTCATGAGGCAAATACCTCACCTCCGCAAGTGAATGGTATGATAAATGCGGCATTAGTCAGGGGAGAAGGCAGTCCAGGGTTTTACATTGGACCAGATACTCAAAATCAATGGGTTGATTCCTCACAGAAATTGACAGGACATGATTGTAAAGCCATCCCAGAATATTCGCATGCACATGCTCTGCAGTTGAATCCAACACTCCTTGGTCCAGAGAATCAGCACCCAGTTACTGTAGATACCATTCACCCTCCACAGGACGTGAGTACTGGTACCTGCTTGGAACCTTTGCAGGTTCCAATATCATCTTATAATATGGTTCATAATCAAGAGGTTTTAAGAAATGACACCAGTTTGGCTACAGCAAAGACTTTCGAATCAAATACTTTGCTTGGAGAAGGAATAGTGGTAAAAATTGAGGACAAGGTTAAAGGCCCTGACACGCAGACTGTATCATATTCAGAGCAAAATAAAGTTGCTGAGAATGCATGTCTAGCTGCTGCTTCTGTTGATTCTAATAATTCAAAGTCTAAACCTGAAGGAGACTGCAGGCATGTTGAGAAACTGGCTGATGAGGACCATTCTGTTCCACAAGATTATAAGCATTTAGGTAATCAATTAAGCCTCTTGCCTGAGTTGATTGCTTCTGTGAAAAGGGATGCATTAGAAGTTGTTGAAGAGGTGAAAACTGCTGCTAAAGATGACCCAGCCAATTCTCATAATCAAAATTTAGACGCCAAGGAAAAGACAATAAATGAAGTAGAGCCAGCG AATGCTAATGGTGATTTAGAATTGAACTCTGAAAGTGACCATGTAGATACTTCTAAAATTGAGCCTACGAAGGCTGAGGAAGAAGCAATTGCCAGGGGATTGCAG ACTATTAAAAATGATGATTTGGAGGAGATCCGCGAGCTTGGTTCTGGAACCTATGGAGCTGTTTATCATGGGAAATGGAAAGGTTCTGACGTTGCCATTAAGAGAATAAAAGCCAGTTGTTTTGCTGGAAGGCCATCTGAAAGAGCAAGATTG ATTACAGATTTCTGGAAGGAGGCATTGATGTTGAGTTCATTGCATCATCCAAATGTTGTCTCCTTTTATGGCATTGTTCGTGATGGCCCTGACAGTTCTTTAGCAACAGTCACCGAATTCATGATTAATGGATCTTTGAAACAGTTCTTGCATAAGAAAGATAG AACAATTGATCGTCGTAAGAGACTCATTATAGCCATGGATGCTGCATTTGGGATGGAATATTTGCATGGAAAAAACATTGTGcattttgatttgaaatgtGAGAATCTATTGGTCAATATGAGAGATCCTCAACGCCCTGTCTGCAAG ATTGGTGATTTGGGTTTATCAAAGGTTAAACAGCACACTCTAGTGTCTGGTGGAGTACGTGGGACTTTGCCATGGATGGCACCTGAGCTTCTTAGTGGGAAAAGCAATATGGTATCGGAGAAG
- the LOC106768395 gene encoding angiopoietin-1 receptor isoform X1: MCNKGFQCLNECESEVDQRQEFFVMDSPIRSPAAGSGSGEDSRRVKFLCSFLGSIMPRPQDGKLRYVGGETRIVSVCRDISYEELMVKMRELYDGAAVLKYQQPDEDLDALVSVVNDDDVVNMMEEYDKLGSGDGFTRLRIFLFSQSEQDGSSHFIDGDDSERRYVDALNSLNDVADFRRLQQGEFPMISPVEDIHVAGEQFFNPMSVESGIHSHRSGDLSMPPYNMHHLSIQHPQPVGPRYTEMDSPWNPAYYSPRHHGLHDSRSLVEFPSSPSGRYRMPFPELPDKCIDRGPEDYARHHVNHHPLYDNQQQYADNVLWVPTGAAHSEKTGFPANILHGSHVVDGNNICEQCRMGFQRGQPHLEHSNISNGLLPVANPCGECPLPNRDAFPMNVDTKLHPAMYPNEPNGDHRSVYNDTQNHERGWGLQHPTTARVEESRGHLSVSGRVGDVPVANIPLGHGSVTDGHALSSNYLHQPVGPELGTELFPDQTLTASPHVQIAPLEECNVRYGNPSPYGVDSNYAVPRGHPSGLWRNTTIPVHLGPSHEANTSPPQVNGMINAALVRGEGSPGFYIGPDTQNQWVDSSQKLTGHDCKAIPEYSHAHALQLNPTLLGPENQHPVTVDTIHPPQDVSTGTCLEPLQVPISSYNMVHNQEVLRNDTSLATAKTFESNTLLGEGIVVKIEDKVKGPDTQTVSYSEQNKVAENACLAAASVDSNNSKSKPEGDCRHVEKLADEDHSVPQDYKHLGNQLSLLPELIASVKRDALEVVEEVKTAAKDDPANSHNQNLDAKEKTINEVEPANANGDLELNSESDHVDTSKIEPTKAEEEAIARGLQTIKNDDLEEIRELGSGTYGAVYHGKWKGSDVAIKRIKASCFAGRPSERARLITDFWKEALMLSSLHHPNVVSFYGIVRDGPDSSLATVTEFMINGSLKQFLHKKDRTIDRRKRLIIAMDAAFGMEYLHGKNIVHFDLKCENLLVNMRDPQRPVCKIGDLGLSKVKQHTLVSGGVRGTLPWMAPELLSGKSNMVSEKIDVYSFGVVMWELLTGDEPYADMHCASIIGGIVNNSLRPQIPSWCDPEWKSLMESCWASDPAERPSFSEISKKLRSMAASMNVK; the protein is encoded by the exons ATGTGTAATAAAGGGTTTCAATGCTTGAACGAGTGTGAGAGTGAAGTTGATCAAAGGCAAGAGTTCTTCGTCATGGATAGTCCAATTCGATCGCCAGCTGCCGGTTCAGGCTCCGGCGAAGATAGCCGGCGTGTTAAGTTTTTGTGCAGCTTTCTGGGGAGCATAATGCCCCGTCCCCAAGATGGGAAGCTGCGTTACGTCGGTGGCGAGACACGAATTGTGAGTGTTTGTAGAGATATTAGCTACGAGGAGTTGATGGTGAAGATGAGAGAGTTGTATGATGGGGCTGCTGTGTTGAAGTACCAGCAACCCGACGAGGATCTTGATGCTCTTGTTTCTGTTGTCAATGATGATGATGTGGTTAACATGATGGAAGAGTATGACAAGTTGGGGTCAGGGGATGGATTCACTAGGCTCaggatatttttgttttcacaaTCCGAACAGGATGGTTCCTCACATTTCATTGATGGGGATGATTCTGAGAGGAGGTATGTTGATGCATTGAATAGTTTAAATGATGTTGCTGACTTTAGGAGGTTGCAACAAGGAGAGTTTCCAATGATTAGCCCTGTTGAGGATATCCATGTGGCTGGTGAACAGTTTTTCAATCCAATGAGTGTGGAAAGTGGGATTCATTCTCACAGAAGTGGGGACCTATCTATGCCACCTTATAACATGCATCATCTCTCGATCCAGCACCCGCAACCTGTGGGCCCAAGGTATACTGAAATGGATTCTCCTTGGAATCCTGCTTATTACTCTCCTAGGCACCATGGTCTCCACGACTCCAGATCATTAGTTGAATTTCCATCTTCGCCGTCTGGTAGGTACCGAATGCCATTTCCAGAGTTACCAGATAAGTGCATTGATCGAGGGCCGGAAGACTATGCTCGACATCATGTAAACCACCATCCTTTGTATGATAATCAGCAGCAGTATGCTGATAATGTTTTGTGGGTGCCGACAGGAGCAGCACATTCTGAAAAGACAGGTTTTCCAGCCAATATTCTTCATGGTTCCCATGTTGTTGATGGGAACAACATATGTGAGCAGTGTCGCATGGGTTTTCAGAGAGGTCAACCACATCTTGAACATTCTAATATAAGTAATGGACTTCTACCGGTTGCTAATCCATGTGGAGAATGCCCCCTGCCAAATAGGGATGCTTTCCCCATGAATGTTGATACAAAGTTACATCCAGCAATGTATCCCAATGAACCTAATGGTGATCACAGGTCTGTTTATAATGATACTCAAAATCATGAGAGAGGTTGGGGTTTGCAGCATCCAACAACTGCTCGGGTTGAGGAATCAAGAGGACATTTATCTGTATCAGGAAGAGTGGGTGATGTTCCAGTTGCAAATATCCCTCTTGGGCATGGTAGTGTGACCGATGGACATGCCCTGTCGTCCAATTATCTCCATCAGCCGGTTGGACCTGAATTGGGTACTGAACTTTTCCCTGACCAAACCCTGACTGCATCACCACACGTACAAATTGCTCCACTTGAAGAATGCAATGTGCGGTACGGAAATCCATCTCCTTATGGAGTAGACAGTAATTATGCTGTGCCCCGTGGGCATCCATCTGGTTTATGGAGGAATACTACAATTCCTGTTCATTTGGGACCATCTCATGAGGCAAATACCTCACCTCCGCAAGTGAATGGTATGATAAATGCGGCATTAGTCAGGGGAGAAGGCAGTCCAGGGTTTTACATTGGACCAGATACTCAAAATCAATGGGTTGATTCCTCACAGAAATTGACAGGACATGATTGTAAAGCCATCCCAGAATATTCGCATGCACATGCTCTGCAGTTGAATCCAACACTCCTTGGTCCAGAGAATCAGCACCCAGTTACTGTAGATACCATTCACCCTCCACAGGACGTGAGTACTGGTACCTGCTTGGAACCTTTGCAGGTTCCAATATCATCTTATAATATGGTTCATAATCAAGAGGTTTTAAGAAATGACACCAGTTTGGCTACAGCAAAGACTTTCGAATCAAATACTTTGCTTGGAGAAGGAATAGTGGTAAAAATTGAGGACAAGGTTAAAGGCCCTGACACGCAGACTGTATCATATTCAGAGCAAAATAAAGTTGCTGAGAATGCATGTCTAGCTGCTGCTTCTGTTGATTCTAATAATTCAAAGTCTAAACCTGAAGGAGACTGCAGGCATGTTGAGAAACTGGCTGATGAGGACCATTCTGTTCCACAAGATTATAAGCATTTAGGTAATCAATTAAGCCTCTTGCCTGAGTTGATTGCTTCTGTGAAAAGGGATGCATTAGAAGTTGTTGAAGAGGTGAAAACTGCTGCTAAAGATGACCCAGCCAATTCTCATAATCAAAATTTAGACGCCAAGGAAAAGACAATAAATGAAGTAGAGCCAGCG AATGCTAATGGTGATTTAGAATTGAACTCTGAAAGTGACCATGTAGATACTTCTAAAATTGAGCCTACGAAGGCTGAGGAAGAAGCAATTGCCAGGGGATTGCAG ACTATTAAAAATGATGATTTGGAGGAGATCCGCGAGCTTGGTTCTGGAACCTATGGAGCTGTTTATCATGGGAAATGGAAAGGTTCTGACGTTGCCATTAAGAGAATAAAAGCCAGTTGTTTTGCTGGAAGGCCATCTGAAAGAGCAAGATTG ATTACAGATTTCTGGAAGGAGGCATTGATGTTGAGTTCATTGCATCATCCAAATGTTGTCTCCTTTTATGGCATTGTTCGTGATGGCCCTGACAGTTCTTTAGCAACAGTCACCGAATTCATGATTAATGGATCTTTGAAACAGTTCTTGCATAAGAAAGATAG AACAATTGATCGTCGTAAGAGACTCATTATAGCCATGGATGCTGCATTTGGGATGGAATATTTGCATGGAAAAAACATTGTGcattttgatttgaaatgtGAGAATCTATTGGTCAATATGAGAGATCCTCAACGCCCTGTCTGCAAG ATTGGTGATTTGGGTTTATCAAAGGTTAAACAGCACACTCTAGTGTCTGGTGGAGTACGTGGGACTTTGCCATGGATGGCACCTGAGCTTCTTAGTGGGAAAAGCAATATGGTATCGGAGAAG ATTGATGTGTACTCATTCGGAGTAGTTATGTGGGAGTTGCTCACAGGGGATGAACCCTATGCTGATATGCATTGTGCTTCAATAATAG